A section of the Humulus lupulus chromosome 2, drHumLupu1.1, whole genome shotgun sequence genome encodes:
- the LOC133817009 gene encoding uncharacterized protein At2g33490-like isoform X2, protein MKSPLDKLRKFALHKTDSSKDKRNLQSSAQLDELAQAAKDMEEMRECYDSLLSAAAATANSAYEFSESLREMGTCLLEKTALHDDEDSGRVLLMLGKSQFELQKLVDSYRAHIFLTITNPSESLLNELRTVEEMKRQCDEKRSVYQYMVDQQKEKGKPKGSKTESFSSQHLRAAHEAYDEEATLCVFRLKSLKQGQSRSLLTQAARHHAAQLNFFRKGLKSLEAIEPHLRLVTEQQHIEYQFSGLEDNDGEDGEDDGENEIDSNEYRELSFDYRPNRQGLDVTTSRNSMEVDDDGNLSPQPSKVENAEMILDRNQGDFKVSSREPRVSSHSAPIFAEKKFDPAEKAKQLQLLSSRKSHTYVLPTPTDAMGFVSSRNSSSAILTKPTGRTHNLWHSSPLEEKKLEKDIGDVTFSVANTSKAPFGLKESSARTSTQLPPPLAEGLALPQLDMVNTSDSKKIKRQAFSGPLTSKPSSTKPVASISGPIASAEIPQLTSGVASRLQMPQSSSSPKVSPSASPPLASSPRISELHELPRPPGSLAVKSSRSPGLVGHSAPLGLRNQELGATNRVNIASPLPIPPLFVPRSYSIPSRSQREMALHVAKHFQSPRGSSKAEDVTSPPLTPISLSNINPVPTVSEVSSQSSPIQGGR, encoded by the exons ATGAAGTCGCCGCTTGATAAGCTGCGGAAATTCGCACTGCACAAGACTGATTCGTCTAAGGATAAGAGAAACTTGCAATCTTCGGCCCAGTTGGATGAGCTTGCTCAGGCTGCTAAG GACATGGAAGAGATGAGAGAGTGCTATGATAGCTTACTTTCTGCTGCTGCAGCTACGGCAAACAGTGCATATG AATTCTCGGAATCACTACGGGAAATGGGAACTTGTCTACTAGAGAAAACTGCATTACATGATGACGAAGACAGTG GTAGAGTTCTGCTAATGTTAGGGAAATCACAATTTGAACTTCAAAAACTTGTTGATAGCTAT CGTGCTCATATATTTCTGACAATCACAAACCCATCTGAGTCTCTTCTCAATGAACTTCGGACAGTTGAG GAGATGAAGCGACAATGTGATGAAAAAAG GAGTGTATACCAATACATGGTGGATCAACAAAAAGAGAAGGGCAAACCAAAAGGCAGTAAAACTGAAAGTTTTAGCTCACAGCACCTGCGTGCAGCTCATGAAGCATATGATGAGGAGGCAACTTTGTGTGTTTTTCGGTTGAAATCTCTAAAGCAAGGGCAGTCCCGGAGCCTTCTCACACAGGCAGCTCGTCACCATGCAGCTCAG TTGAATTTCTTTCGGAAGGGACTTAAATCTCTTGAGGCTATTGAACCACATTTGAGACTGGTTACAGAGCAGCAACATATTGAATACCAATTCAGCGGACTCGAAGATAATGATGGAGAAGATGGTGAGGATGATGGTGAGAATGAAATTGATTCTAATGAATATAGGGAGTTGAGTTTTGACTATCGACCAAATAGACAAGGGCTAGATGTTACAACTTCAAGGAATTCAATGGAG GTGGATGATGATGGAAATTTGTCCCCCCAACCTTCAAAGGTGGAAAATGCAGAG ATGATTCTAGATAGAAACCAGGGAGATTTCAAGGTTTCAAGTAGAGAACCAAGAGTTAGCAGCCACTCAGCTCCAATCTTCGCAGAAAAGAAGTTTGATCCAGCTGAAAAAGCTAAACAATTGCAACTTTTATCTTCCCGCAAATCTCACACATATGTACTGCCCACTCCTACTGATGCAATGGGTTTTGTGTCTTCAAGGAATAGCAGTTCAGCTATCCTCACCAAGCCAACAGGACGGACCCATAACTTGTGGCATTCTTCCCCATTGGAAGAAAAGAAGCTTGAAAAAGACATTGGGGATGTCACATTTTCTGTAGCCAATACCTCAAAAGCACCATTTGGACTAAAGGAGAGCAGCGCTAGAACTTCCACCCAACTACCTCCTCCTCTAGCAGAGGGTCTTGCACTACCTCAGCTCGATATGGTTAATACATCTGATTCTAAAAAGATTAAAAGACAAGCTTTTTCTGGTCCATTAACTAGTAAACCATCATCAACAAAACCTGTAGCCTCTATCAGTGGTCCCATTGCATCTGCTGAAATTCCTCAGCTAACATCTGGAGTGGCATCTCGGTTGCAAATGCCTCAGTCATCTTCATCCCCAAAAGTATCTCCAAGTGCATCACCTCCCCTTGCTTCCTCACCTAGGATAAGCGAACTCCACGAGCTTCCTAGACCCCCTGGTAGTTTAGCTGTTAAATCTTCAAGATCTCCTGGTTTGGTTGGCCACTCTGCTCCATTGGGCTTAAGAAATCAAGAGCTTGGTGCTACAAATAGAGTCAATATCGCatctcctcttccaattccaccatTGTTTGTGCCTCGAAGCTACTCCATTCCTTCAAGAAGTCAAAGGGAAATGGCTTTGCATGTAGCTAAACATTTTCAGTCTCCTCGTGGTTCGAGCAAGGCCGAAGATGTTACTTCACCTCCATTAACACCTATTTCTCTTTCCAACATCAACCCAGTACCAACGGTTTCAGAAGTGTCTTCTCAGTCTAGTCCAATACAAG GTGGGAGATGA
- the LOC133817009 gene encoding uncharacterized protein At2g33490-like isoform X1, which translates to MKSPLDKLRKFALHKTDSSKDKRNLQSSAQLDELAQAAKDMEEMRECYDSLLSAAAATANSAYEFSESLREMGTCLLEKTALHDDEDSGRVLLMLGKSQFELQKLVDSYRAHIFLTITNPSESLLNELRTVEEMKRQCDEKRSVYQYMVDQQKEKGKPKGSKTESFSSQHLRAAHEAYDEEATLCVFRLKSLKQGQSRSLLTQAARHHAAQLNFFRKGLKSLEAIEPHLRLVTEQQHIEYQFSGLEDNDGEDGEDDGENEIDSNEYRELSFDYRPNRQGLDVTTSRNSMEVDDDGNLSPQPSKVENAEMILDRNQGDFKVSSREPRVSSHSAPIFAEKKFDPAEKAKQLQLLSSRKSHTYVLPTPTDAMGFVSSRNSSSAILTKPTGRTHNLWHSSPLEEKKLEKDIGDVTFSVANTSKAPFGLKESSARTSTQLPPPLAEGLALPQLDMVNTSDSKKIKRQAFSGPLTSKPSSTKPVASISGPIASAEIPQLTSGVASRLQMPQSSSSPKVSPSASPPLASSPRISELHELPRPPGSLAVKSSRSPGLVGHSAPLGLRNQELGATNRVNIASPLPIPPLFVPRSYSIPSRSQREMALHVAKHFQSPRGSSKAEDVTSPPLTPISLSNINPVPTVSEVSSQSSPIQVDAGGR; encoded by the exons ATGAAGTCGCCGCTTGATAAGCTGCGGAAATTCGCACTGCACAAGACTGATTCGTCTAAGGATAAGAGAAACTTGCAATCTTCGGCCCAGTTGGATGAGCTTGCTCAGGCTGCTAAG GACATGGAAGAGATGAGAGAGTGCTATGATAGCTTACTTTCTGCTGCTGCAGCTACGGCAAACAGTGCATATG AATTCTCGGAATCACTACGGGAAATGGGAACTTGTCTACTAGAGAAAACTGCATTACATGATGACGAAGACAGTG GTAGAGTTCTGCTAATGTTAGGGAAATCACAATTTGAACTTCAAAAACTTGTTGATAGCTAT CGTGCTCATATATTTCTGACAATCACAAACCCATCTGAGTCTCTTCTCAATGAACTTCGGACAGTTGAG GAGATGAAGCGACAATGTGATGAAAAAAG GAGTGTATACCAATACATGGTGGATCAACAAAAAGAGAAGGGCAAACCAAAAGGCAGTAAAACTGAAAGTTTTAGCTCACAGCACCTGCGTGCAGCTCATGAAGCATATGATGAGGAGGCAACTTTGTGTGTTTTTCGGTTGAAATCTCTAAAGCAAGGGCAGTCCCGGAGCCTTCTCACACAGGCAGCTCGTCACCATGCAGCTCAG TTGAATTTCTTTCGGAAGGGACTTAAATCTCTTGAGGCTATTGAACCACATTTGAGACTGGTTACAGAGCAGCAACATATTGAATACCAATTCAGCGGACTCGAAGATAATGATGGAGAAGATGGTGAGGATGATGGTGAGAATGAAATTGATTCTAATGAATATAGGGAGTTGAGTTTTGACTATCGACCAAATAGACAAGGGCTAGATGTTACAACTTCAAGGAATTCAATGGAG GTGGATGATGATGGAAATTTGTCCCCCCAACCTTCAAAGGTGGAAAATGCAGAG ATGATTCTAGATAGAAACCAGGGAGATTTCAAGGTTTCAAGTAGAGAACCAAGAGTTAGCAGCCACTCAGCTCCAATCTTCGCAGAAAAGAAGTTTGATCCAGCTGAAAAAGCTAAACAATTGCAACTTTTATCTTCCCGCAAATCTCACACATATGTACTGCCCACTCCTACTGATGCAATGGGTTTTGTGTCTTCAAGGAATAGCAGTTCAGCTATCCTCACCAAGCCAACAGGACGGACCCATAACTTGTGGCATTCTTCCCCATTGGAAGAAAAGAAGCTTGAAAAAGACATTGGGGATGTCACATTTTCTGTAGCCAATACCTCAAAAGCACCATTTGGACTAAAGGAGAGCAGCGCTAGAACTTCCACCCAACTACCTCCTCCTCTAGCAGAGGGTCTTGCACTACCTCAGCTCGATATGGTTAATACATCTGATTCTAAAAAGATTAAAAGACAAGCTTTTTCTGGTCCATTAACTAGTAAACCATCATCAACAAAACCTGTAGCCTCTATCAGTGGTCCCATTGCATCTGCTGAAATTCCTCAGCTAACATCTGGAGTGGCATCTCGGTTGCAAATGCCTCAGTCATCTTCATCCCCAAAAGTATCTCCAAGTGCATCACCTCCCCTTGCTTCCTCACCTAGGATAAGCGAACTCCACGAGCTTCCTAGACCCCCTGGTAGTTTAGCTGTTAAATCTTCAAGATCTCCTGGTTTGGTTGGCCACTCTGCTCCATTGGGCTTAAGAAATCAAGAGCTTGGTGCTACAAATAGAGTCAATATCGCatctcctcttccaattccaccatTGTTTGTGCCTCGAAGCTACTCCATTCCTTCAAGAAGTCAAAGGGAAATGGCTTTGCATGTAGCTAAACATTTTCAGTCTCCTCGTGGTTCGAGCAAGGCCGAAGATGTTACTTCACCTCCATTAACACCTATTTCTCTTTCCAACATCAACCCAGTACCAACGGTTTCAGAAGTGTCTTCTCAGTCTAGTCCAATACAAG TGGATGCAGGTGGGAGATGA
- the LOC133817009 gene encoding uncharacterized protein At2g33490-like isoform X3, translated as MKSPLDKLRKFALHKTDSSKDKRNLQSSAQLDELAQAAKDMEEMRECYDSLLSAAAATANSAYEFSESLREMGTCLLEKTALHDDEDSGRVLLMLGKSQFELQKLVDSYRAHIFLTITNPSESLLNELRTVEEMKRQCDEKRSVYQYMVDQQKEKGKPKGSKTESFSSQHLRAAHEAYDEEATLCVFRLKSLKQGQSRSLLTQAARHHAAQLNFFRKGLKSLEAIEPHLRLVTEQQHIEYQFSGLEDNDGEDGEDDGENEIDSNEYRELSFDYRPNRQGLDVTTSRNSMEVDDDGNLSPQPSKVENAEMILDRNQGDFKVSSREPRVSSHSAPIFAEKKFDPAEKAKQLQLLSSRKSHTYVLPTPTDAMGFVSSRNSSSAILTKPTGRTHNLWHSSPLEEKKLEKDIGDVTFSVANTSKAPFGLKESSARTSTQLPPPLAEGLALPQLDMVNTSDSKKIKRQAFSGPLTSKPSSTKPVASISGPIASAEIPQLTSGVASRLQMPQSSSSPKVSPSASPPLASSPRISELHELPRPPGSLAVKSSRSPGLVGHSAPLGLRNQELGATNRVNIASPLPIPPLFVPRSYSIPSRSQREMALHVAKHFQSPRGSSKAEDVTSPPLTPISLSNINPVPTVSEVSSQSSPIQGG; from the exons ATGAAGTCGCCGCTTGATAAGCTGCGGAAATTCGCACTGCACAAGACTGATTCGTCTAAGGATAAGAGAAACTTGCAATCTTCGGCCCAGTTGGATGAGCTTGCTCAGGCTGCTAAG GACATGGAAGAGATGAGAGAGTGCTATGATAGCTTACTTTCTGCTGCTGCAGCTACGGCAAACAGTGCATATG AATTCTCGGAATCACTACGGGAAATGGGAACTTGTCTACTAGAGAAAACTGCATTACATGATGACGAAGACAGTG GTAGAGTTCTGCTAATGTTAGGGAAATCACAATTTGAACTTCAAAAACTTGTTGATAGCTAT CGTGCTCATATATTTCTGACAATCACAAACCCATCTGAGTCTCTTCTCAATGAACTTCGGACAGTTGAG GAGATGAAGCGACAATGTGATGAAAAAAG GAGTGTATACCAATACATGGTGGATCAACAAAAAGAGAAGGGCAAACCAAAAGGCAGTAAAACTGAAAGTTTTAGCTCACAGCACCTGCGTGCAGCTCATGAAGCATATGATGAGGAGGCAACTTTGTGTGTTTTTCGGTTGAAATCTCTAAAGCAAGGGCAGTCCCGGAGCCTTCTCACACAGGCAGCTCGTCACCATGCAGCTCAG TTGAATTTCTTTCGGAAGGGACTTAAATCTCTTGAGGCTATTGAACCACATTTGAGACTGGTTACAGAGCAGCAACATATTGAATACCAATTCAGCGGACTCGAAGATAATGATGGAGAAGATGGTGAGGATGATGGTGAGAATGAAATTGATTCTAATGAATATAGGGAGTTGAGTTTTGACTATCGACCAAATAGACAAGGGCTAGATGTTACAACTTCAAGGAATTCAATGGAG GTGGATGATGATGGAAATTTGTCCCCCCAACCTTCAAAGGTGGAAAATGCAGAG ATGATTCTAGATAGAAACCAGGGAGATTTCAAGGTTTCAAGTAGAGAACCAAGAGTTAGCAGCCACTCAGCTCCAATCTTCGCAGAAAAGAAGTTTGATCCAGCTGAAAAAGCTAAACAATTGCAACTTTTATCTTCCCGCAAATCTCACACATATGTACTGCCCACTCCTACTGATGCAATGGGTTTTGTGTCTTCAAGGAATAGCAGTTCAGCTATCCTCACCAAGCCAACAGGACGGACCCATAACTTGTGGCATTCTTCCCCATTGGAAGAAAAGAAGCTTGAAAAAGACATTGGGGATGTCACATTTTCTGTAGCCAATACCTCAAAAGCACCATTTGGACTAAAGGAGAGCAGCGCTAGAACTTCCACCCAACTACCTCCTCCTCTAGCAGAGGGTCTTGCACTACCTCAGCTCGATATGGTTAATACATCTGATTCTAAAAAGATTAAAAGACAAGCTTTTTCTGGTCCATTAACTAGTAAACCATCATCAACAAAACCTGTAGCCTCTATCAGTGGTCCCATTGCATCTGCTGAAATTCCTCAGCTAACATCTGGAGTGGCATCTCGGTTGCAAATGCCTCAGTCATCTTCATCCCCAAAAGTATCTCCAAGTGCATCACCTCCCCTTGCTTCCTCACCTAGGATAAGCGAACTCCACGAGCTTCCTAGACCCCCTGGTAGTTTAGCTGTTAAATCTTCAAGATCTCCTGGTTTGGTTGGCCACTCTGCTCCATTGGGCTTAAGAAATCAAGAGCTTGGTGCTACAAATAGAGTCAATATCGCatctcctcttccaattccaccatTGTTTGTGCCTCGAAGCTACTCCATTCCTTCAAGAAGTCAAAGGGAAATGGCTTTGCATGTAGCTAAACATTTTCAGTCTCCTCGTGGTTCGAGCAAGGCCGAAGATGTTACTTCACCTCCATTAACACCTATTTCTCTTTCCAACATCAACCCAGTACCAACGGTTTCAGAAGTGTCTTCTCAGTCTAGTCCAATACAAG GTGGTTAG